In Pararge aegeria chromosome 7, ilParAegt1.1, whole genome shotgun sequence, the DNA window AAAGATTTAATGATAGTTTTCGGCGGCGGAAATGAAGGAATCGTTCACGAGCTTCACGTCTTCAACACCACCACAAACCAGTGGTTCGTCCCTGTCACGAAGGGAGAAGTTCCTCCAGGATGCGCCGCCTACGGCTTCGTGGTCGACGGTACCCGTCTCTTGGTGTTTGGCGGCATGGTAGAGTACGGCAAGTATTCTAACGATCTGTATGAACTGCAAGCTTCCAGATGGGAGTGGAAACGGTTAAAGCCGTTGCCCCCCAAGCAGGGCCTGCCACCGTGCCCACGGCTCGGCCACAGCTTCACACTGCTAAATGGTAAGGTATATCTTTTTGGTGGGTTGGCAAACGAGAGCGATGACCCCAAGAACAATATACCGAGATATCTGAACGATTTGTATACTTTGGAAATGTACCCTAATTCATCAATGACCGTCTGGGATATTCCACTGACCTATGGGCAGTCTCCTCCTCCGCGCGAATCTCACAGCGGCGTCTCCTACACGGACAAGAATTCTGGAAAATCCTCTCTGATCATATATGGAGGTATGAGTGGATCACGTCTAGGAGACCTGTGGGTGCTGGATGTAGATAGCATGTCATGGTCTCGACCAGACCTTGGTGGCCCGGCTCCCTTACCACGCTCCCTGCACACTGCTACAGTCATTGGCCATCACATGTATGTGTATGGAGGGTGGGTGCCATTAGTACCCGATGAATCTAAACTTGCCACTCATGAGAAGGAGTGGAAATGCACCAATACTCTTGCTTCTCTCAACTTGGAGACCATGACGTGGGATAGCATTGCCTTGGACAAGTTTGAAGAATGTGTGCCAAGAGCACGTGCGGGTCACAGCGCTGTGGCTATTCAGACTAGACTGTACATCTGGTCGGGCAGGGATGGCTACAGGAAAACATGGAACAATCAGATTTGCTGCAAGGATCTATGGTATCTGGAAGTTGGAGTGCCCCCACAGGCTGGCCGAGTTGCTTTAGTTAGAGCGGGGACAACTTCATTGGAGCTGAGTTGGCCGGCCATGAACACTGTCACAACGTATCTGCTGCAAGTTCAGAAATGTGGAAAAGTGACCCCAGCACGTTTCCCCGCTGCCGCTGAACCTGTCGCCGCGCCCCCGCCCGCTTCGCCCATAGCCCAACCAGATGCAACAAAAGCCTTTGGGTTGACTTCGCCCGTCACCACCAGCTCGCCCGCCACGCCTGCAGAGCTCCCGGCGCGACCGATAGCCGCAATCGCGTCCCCTATCAGCGCGATTGCCGCTCCCATCACTTCTACACCGCAGAAGGTCATGTCGGGGGCGATTAGGATGCCGTCACAGCAGGCCACCGTCAAAATATCCCCCAACACTCCCACGATCAAGCAGACTTACCAGGGCAAGGTCGTCAAGTCTCCGGCGCCGGGCTCCTCGCAGCAGATCAAGGTGGCCGCCGTGACGCCACAGGGCGTAACTCGCATCGTGAGCGGCGTGGGCACGCCCAGCACAGTTCGCGTGTCCACTGCGCAGTCGTCGCAACAAATCGTCATCGGCACGGCGGGTGGCGTGGCGGGCTCGCCGCGCTTCGTGCAGGTGAAGACTGGCTCGGGCGGCATGCCCGTCAAGCTTGGCAGCGGCAACATGCCGGTCAAGCTAGCCGGCAACGCGATGCCGCTCAAGCTGGGAACCAACCTCCACGGCAAGATCGCCAACAGCGTGCAGAAAGTGGGCACTCCACTCAAGCTGGGCCCCGGCAACGTGAAAATCGGCACAAGCAACGTGCTGGTGAAGACGGCGGGCGGCGTGCCTGTGCAAGCCGGCGTGCAGGCTAAGGTGGCGGCCGGCGTGCCCGTCAAGCTGGGCGCTGGTGGCATGCCCGTGCTGAGCGGCGGCGGCGCCATCAAGCTCGCGGGGCAGCAGATGAACGCGCCCGTGTACAAGATCGTGACGGCCAAGTCGGGCGAGCAGGTGGCCACGAcggcggcgggcggcgcgggcgcgacTGTGCTGCGGCAGGCGGGCGGCAACGCGGGCATCCCCGTTATCATCAAGAAGACGCCGGGCGGAGGTGCGCAGGCGGGCGGCGCGCCGCAGTACGTGACGCTGGTGAAGACGTCGACGGGCATGACCGTGGCCACGGTGCCCAAGATGGCCATGATGCAGAACCGGCCTGCGGTGCCGGTCAGCTCCGCGCAGGGGCTCGCACCGGGCGCCACCATCGTGAAACTGGTCTCGGCCAACTCTGTGGGTGGCAACAAGATAATCACGCTGCCGTCCAACATGCTGCAGCTGGGTAAGGCGGGCGTGGGCGGCAAGCAGACGATTGTCATCACCAAGTCCGCAAACCAGGCGCAACAGAGCCAGCCGCAGTGAGGTCCGAGCCGCGCGCCGCGTCGCCGCGCCCGAGAGTCCCCGAGACCTCCGCTCGGCGCCGGCCCCAGGCGGCTGGTGACGATTGAGGTATCTCTAGATTGTAAATTTCCACGAGAACAGCAGTGAGGtgatactataataatatatcataggaTGTTTTAAATCACTTGTATGTTAATGGGTCTGTAACAAATGTTCTCCTGAgaaatttactaaaatattttatttactcttgtaataattttatttggaaGTTGTCTGTTTGCACTGTGAATCCTAACTCACAATGATCTGTCTATATTGTTATACAGCTCAAAGTAATATTTGCTTGAAGCTCTGTCTAAAGTGGATATTCCTCACATCTGTGACCTAGTTGTTACTAGACTATGCGAAAGTGCCTGCCGAGCGGCCCTCCCTGCCGCGATAGTGAAAAGGACGTTAGGCGAAGGGAGAACTAGAGTATCACttgtaaacttaaataataattagattttaaaaagttaattctatttgaagtttattattttgtgtttatagatttatttctaaattagaatatttttgtatgtaatgataTCATAaggagtaaataatatactgcaTAGACCACAATCATGACCAAATACTGCCACCTGGAACTTGAACTGTGCGATGGGCACAAGCTATAACTAATATCAAAGATTTTTGTCATACTATCTCACAAATTATCAGGCTtcatgtttaatattaatactggTGATCTAAAACACTTTTTGTAGCAAACCTGAGTCTGAATATATCAAGTGACTGTTACATTTCATGAGTGATTAGTTTTTGAACCACTCTTAAGAGAGGGCCCCTTCACTCAATATGAATGGAGTCAAATTCATATGTATGAATAAAATCTTCGATTTCCATCTTGTTTTCCTTGCATCAGTTTAAGTTCTTTGTTTTCATTGTGAAGGTTGTCACTTGAGCTTTGGACAGACGGCTGGGCATACTCTGTATTGGATAGTAATATATTGATACCTGCTTTTGATGGCTGAATCTCAGGAGTGTCACCAAGTGCAGAGTCCTAGTATCAGCCATTAGAAACACGCTTTAGAATTAGTTAAatcacaatataatataatattattcactatttaagttttgtttatggCAAACCATTGTTGATGTTTATGTGGTGTTTTCAGTGTTGGATCTATGATGTGGATGTGTTCCATCATTTTTATATGAGACTATATTTCGTGTTTGGaggctatttttatttgtttccacTCCACTGATTGAAATGCATTGCTTAGGTAAAAGCTTGTCATTAGAAACTGACTATAGTGTATTGCAAAGTGTACACAAtaagaaatgtatttattgaaattgaattgTTTTAACTGAGGGGAAAATTCTTAGGATTCCCAATGCAGCCTGATCTGATTTGAAACTCATACAGGTATGCTTCTGATAAATCACTTGTTTATACACCTATCCGCAGAAATAAACAAGTGCCtgtgtaaatttttataattctctaAAGCAATTCAATATCGAGATACATCTACATCCCTATAGAGAAAGCTTTgttaaaatagaattattaattaagaatGTACAACAAGGTCTATATTCTCTTCTGTCTTTATAATATCTACACATAGGCAAACCATGCGATGGGGAAcagaaatatacaaaatttgaactaaactattattaaaaccttaacattatttttttatttattcacactttCATTCATTGATCTAGTCTAATAATATATGAGTCCCCTTCAAATTAGCATTACCCAACTTTTAGAAGTTTGAAAGTATacgattttgaattttggtctTGGAGTAGGGCTTAAATGTGAAGGTGCATTATTTTAGTCATGGTAAAGAGTCAATCAGTATATGTATTGATCCTATATAAGTGGACAATTATACTATAGAGTATGTGCTAAATTTGGCCTTATGCTCAGCAGAGCTGTTGAGCTTCTTAATGGGAATTCAATGGGATATTGAAAAGTTTCAAGCAATGAAACACATAAATTGTGTTATGAAGCTTGCTATGGTTGTGGTATTTCTTTCATTCTTCAAAGAGATCTTTCCATATTTTTGATAATACATGATTTTTAATCCCAAGCAAGTGGTTATAATGACAAAATttgttcaataaatattatttagcgTCTCCTTAAATCAAactaatatctttttattttgtcaGTCAGTTTAAGGTCTATAAAAAATCATGCCTGAGATATGATAGTCCTAACAGAATATGTTCTGAGAGGGGGATAGCTATTTTGAAGGGGTGCTTAGGGAAGGCTGAAAGTTTGTAAGGTTTTACCAGAGGATGACAAACTGGATATTGCAACTTACCATGTGCATTTTGGATTGCTTCATAAAGCATGTTTTGCCACGATTCTGACCGACTGCCGCCATTCATTAGGTCTTTGCAGAATCTTATGCTGTTTTATCACAACACGACATTTGAATTATTtggcgaaaaaaaaaatttacagttaGCTCCTGAGTGTGAAGTTTACAGTAcaatatgatataaataaaaatatgatcttTACTAATGTATGAGTTTGTATATttgaaaacacaatttttaaaaaggaccagggtattttaaattttttgtttgatgCTATAGCTTATTTGCggtacattttgttttaaattgaatgtggGTGAAATCGTGGTTCACCTCTTGTACACCATAACTATGTATCTTATTGCTTACTAtacaataatatgtaataaatatctatttaaatgTGTATCAATAACAATGAATATTCGTTTGTACCCTATGCTCTCCTAAATCACTCATCCTATTGCAGTGTAAGTTAGCATGGACAGCATTCTTTGTTTCTGAGTATTTCCATCCTGGAATTTCCATGGAAGCCAGGAATAAAGTCTCGTCCGTTCAGTTGTTTGATTTATAgaaatggtttttttataaataatttaattttacacaaaATCCAATTTGGCTAATTTAAGTAAGGTTGAGTTCAAATGTTACAAACTTTCAGCTTTTAAATCCATGCCCCTCTTAGCCCCTCTCTGGCCAATAGAAAAAGCGAAAGTCAGTTGTAAAATAGGCAGTTCAGAGTCTACACATTTGTCATCCAATTCGACATTAAAGCATCAGCATACACAtagctatatttaatttatttcatttgtagGTATCTAATCAATAATTGTACCATAAGAATTTTCAGTTACCTTCTATTTAACACGTGGCGAGTTGCTGGGTCGAGTAACTTGACTTCTCTGACTTGTTCGCCCCAAATTAATCATTCCACCAATTAAGTGAAAAATTTGGCATGGAACTCTCATTTTACTTGACACAGTTTATAGTTATCATATTCAAAAAACTCGGTTGGTCAGTGGTAGACCGAACCCTTAAAATGATTGTATTTTCATTATACTTAATTGTGTATAATAAAACATGGCTTtgccattttttaaatattttttaatgatcgATGTCGAATTGTTCGGACAAATGTGGGAACACCCTTGATATCAATGATAATATATTGTTCTATGTAATATTAATGTAATTGACATAATTTAAAGAATGCAGAATATTTTCATTCCAAACAAAAGTTTAAGTTTACAGCTCatgtaagttaaataaaaataaacaagatttTTCACAAATGAAAAGTTCTGCATTTCATTTTAgtataagttttagttttaatctACGGTATAAGTAAGAATATGAAGTGTAAATATAAGTAGATAAATTTAATGTTATAGTTTGTTCATATTATGTTCAATTGCTTGAATAAACGATTTGGATAAAGCGCGCCTTTCATTTGATGATGTCACAATATTTTGTAACCTGCACAACTGCGGCAATTTTGTATAACtaagctttttttatagttgCAACGTTATGCAATATTATGGCCGATCGATTACATTTCTATTGCACTATTTATTTGACTTGTAGTTCTTGTGTCTCTAGATTGACAAGAAAACAGTGAAATAAATACCTAACTCTCATGTTTAAAATATCTTCGTTAGTAATTCTAAGCAGTTAGTTGCAAATAACTGAAGAATAGTGCACCATAATTGCAtgggtattttaatttttataacaacgccatctagtatTATTTTGAGTAACTATGTGGACAAATGTATGTAGACCACGGTGCGGTCTCGTAACAGTTCAGATATATTAACCTAGATGTCACTATTAGCCACTATTTTTATAACTCAAGTACCTACCCATCCTATATACCAATAAGCTtcagtatttttataactagAACAAAAGTTTCTTCAGATTATCTAAATTGACTACTAgactactttaaaaaatattttcagaggtatattatgtaaagtgGTAGGTAGATGCTTctgtctgggaagtatacaacagGTTCCCCGGACGTTTACTAAAGCCATCctcatgccgtggtggtttttaattTGGGTAAACGATTGCCACATACCCTCtatcctgcccaaaaggacaatACAGTGTACAGTACacaaagcttttccaccacgacaaaaacaAAAAGGTAGGTGGTTACTTCTATTTATACAATATGAAATGTCTTTCCTAGTTCATCAATATGCCAGGTCACGATTTCATTTTGTTGCACaagaaaatgcatttaaaagGAATCCAGTGTTCTCTCTGTCGGTTTAAGATCATGAATTAATCAAGTTTACGTATTAAGTAGATAGTTAGATAATACGTTATTCATCTTTGCCTACTTTATCGTCTTAATATTTGACCTAATTTTTATAGTGTGATTTGATGCGATTTGAGTGAAAATTGTGCAGACAGTTAGTGACGTTAAAGTTTActgttatttgtatatatgtaaaatGAATGCTATGTCTTTTTTGACATTTCATTTCAGGTGTATGCAAAGTCAgcgaaatgaaaatattaaatgaatggaAAGTATGCTTACCTACTTCGAAGGTCTGAAATTCCGATAAGCCGTCGTCGTTGTCGGTAATTGCACTTATTAACCTTACCTAAGAATCGAGGTTCACGTCAAATTGCTTTGGAATGGGTGCTTGACTCATATAGCTATGTCTCTCCCTCCTATGATTTAGGCCTGTATACAGCAGAGAGCATAGTACTTTAATTAGGCTCTTCATCGTCAGCTTAtgttaacgtcccactgctctATCAGAGAGGGAGTATATACCCTCCCCGGTTCGTCAATGCGGGTAGGCAGGCTTTAACCAAAGGCGTAACATTAAAGGGTAAATTTTAACATACTAGTACTTTGCCCGACCCAAGAATCGAACCCTAGCTTACTGAGgctattaagaaaataaaacaaaaaatgtcataaaataaagtttttattgtttcgtttttattttttacaaaaatataaatacattaaagatTTAAATCTTTAGATAGCTAATTGACCCTTCAAAACTGACGCTGATTCCATGGCGATTCCTGATAGATTCCACGCCAAGAGGAGAGCGGATCCTATCGTAGCATAAGGAAAGTGCGGAGAGCGGAAGCGACCATGGATACCGTCGGCAGGTTTCAGGGGGCGTCATTTCCACAGAATATGTTCCGACACATAAGTCGGTGTTTTGAAATACCTACGCGTTAGGGGCCGTTACAGTCACTCGAGCCAATACTACCATCCACCGCTATAATCCTTCGATTTGAACCTGACCAAtggcatagaattaagaaataagAAGACGGTAACATACCCATTGAACTGGTAAATTCCGCTAGTGCATAGAGgccatattattaaaatattcatgaaaTATGTGGCCATGTTATATTTGatgcgttttaaaataatatagggTGGCATATTTCGTTGCATGCTTCCTCTCTATCATATAATAGTTTACCACCTGTTCTATTTGTACTGTTATACCTTGGAAAAGTGCAGTCAGAGACCTTGGGCTTATTTTGGACAATACAATGTCTTGGGTAGCTCAAATTTCTGAATtgagtcgcaaaatttttgCCCCTGTTGGATACTTGAGACGGTGGAAGAATTTTCTGccgttaaaaactaaaattctcttAGCAAATTCACTtctattacctattttagaCTATGCTGATATTTGCTACTTGTATTTATCAGAGACCATGCTCTATAAACTGGAGAGGCTGCAGAACGTATGTATACGGGTTATCTTTGGTATACGTAAGTTTGATCATATGTCCCAGTATCGTTCTCGGATAAACTGGCTACCAATTCGATCCCGTAGGAACTTGCACGttctttgtcttttatattctattttattttatcctcagacgccaccatatttaaaagagcgattcaactGTCTTGGGAGCATTGTTCAGTGCTATTTCAGGGCTAAGGATAACAACAGGTTGCACGGTCCTGCCAGTCACTCGcatgcgtatggaaattcttttacagtcaaggtggttatactctggaatggattgccgagagacataagacagtttaaatcattaagcatcttcaaaagtcgtttaaaagaatattatttatctacggagtcataaacttatatatttgctttgtatgtaggttaggttaggttatgtaTTACTGTTATACATAGTTGATGTAGTTTATATTacgacatatttttaaaaattgcactatccagtttccataattattttcttctttcattaagggttgtctggaggagatcgcttaaagcgataagacagcctttgcgcatttttatttttcttgtatttatgttttcaatatatattatcattatcctttaattgtgtgcaataaagaatttatctatctatcttgtaataaCATTTTACCAGAGGCGTAGGTATATCTAACTCTTggcaataaataactaaaagtatTCGTAATACGTAAATTGTACTAGGTATTATAATAAGTTACGAAAGGCAATTCTAAGTAAACCTGCTGTTAAAAGGTGAGAAACTGGGATATGGGGAGCATGGAATGCGGTTACCTACAGACACAGGGGAGATTTCCTGAGATCATCTCtttcaagtaaataaacaaagtaactATTCAACTTTACATTAGAATATATTATCTACTTGAATAGAGagtttttgaatttgtatttgattGGTGATGTTCGTACCCCTTTTAAACTAGCCTGACTTGGAAGTCTAAGTAAATAAGCACTAGACTTAGCATAACTAAGTGAGGTTGTGCATTGGTGGTCGGGAGGTCGGTAGGTCAGGGTCAGCCTATTAGGCCGCAAGTGATGATCCTCAAGCAGCCGCGGTTGCTGGTTTCAGGGGCGGCTGCGACTACCTTCTTCCTCTTTATTTTCTTGCCATTGGCGTCGTAGCGTTTCTCCTCCTGTAATGTTGTATAGCTTCGTCAAAAAGGTacaaaatacacataatatatcttttctacttattcaaatttaaaatagtcCAAAGAATGATAGATAACGCTAACGACGGgtcaagatattttttaaatattttcttcaattgCGATTTAGAGAGTGCTTATAGTAAcactattttaatgctgtttTTAAATTCGTGTAAGTAAGTACAAGTAGTATCGTTTTTAACTACTATCCAGACACGCGGTAGACAAACGCGGTCTTCGACCTGGCTATGCATATAGTAGGAACATGGAAAAATACTTCTCTTTTATGAgacattatttacaaaatttttagggtaggcggtgcttttgtgcttgtatgaagtgcgcgCCACAGGCGGTAGAGTGTCATGTCAAGTTGAAGTCGTGAAAAAGTTGAAATTACACGAACCATTTAACACTTATTACAATATGAACATAGAAAATACATTTCGTTTATTCCGGTATTCAAACCGCTTACATTAACTTTTATATCTTACAGAAGATTTATCACATCATCggcaaaccattaccggcccactacagggcaccggtctccaCTCAGagagagaagggtttaggccacagTCCACATAAAACCAAGTGACTAGAAAAAAACACTGATTATCTATTGCGACGTaatgcaacgttttatttagtAGGCTTTTAGGGTTCCCCTATGCTCATAAAGATTCGGAACCCGCTACAATTATTAATACAAGAACTTGTTATCTCCTTATGGAAGTAGATAAGTTTTTTAAGCGGTAAATTTTAGGTAGGTGACTTATTGATAACAGCATAATCATCAAATACCTGCCTATTTCAATCagaattatttctttttatacagcaacaataatactttaatattcatTGGGCGAATTTCCAATTCAAATAAATGGGcttgtatattattatcatttgctAATAACGCAGAACTGGGCCTTAATCTATGTCATTAATACAAGAAGACTATCTACAATCGTAGTATTCTCAATTCaaaaccaaattcaaaattcatttacaataggcctagtttataagcacttttgaaacgtcaagtcagtctgtttgtagagactctaccaccggttcagaaggcagattccactgagaagagccggcaagaaactcagcagagattctatcaaatcaacccattaccggccccctacagagcacgggtagtccaccaagctggcccattgcagattattggactccacaaacctttgagaacattatgtagaagcctcaggcatgcaggtttctttacgatgttttttcttcacagttgaagcaaatgatatgtgaattactttaaacgcacataacttaggaaagttagaggtgcgtgctgggattcgaagtcggccccCTGAAGCTCcttcccaatgcgctatcaccgcttctcgaacaggcggttagtcactttataccatttagcagttgacagtaattattttaactcatatattttaaacggttattataaaatgggaaaaagtttgtgagcttgcTTGAtcccgcgggtgtgaagtgattCGAGCGCGGGGCGCtttcattgtttttggacacaatgcactgcatgcaatagctgattgagggttctgtatattcttaattatttgCTAGGCAAATAAGAATTACTTTGAAATGTCCCGTGATAGTCCACTTGCCATTTTTAAACAAccattaaattttatacataatttctCTACTGTGAGAAGAGACACAGTACAATTTCGAGTCCACACCTTACTTATTGCATTTGAAATGAGGTAGGTCGCTTCTATATTGACTCACTATAGGGtgcaggtctcctctcagaaaaaGGAGGGTtcgggccgtagtccactacgtggccaagtgcagattggtaaacttcTCACGCCTTTAATAAGGCTAtagagaactctccggcatgcaatTTGATAgctatttaaatacttaaatagcACATAGCTCTGAAATGCTAGAAATGCGTGTCAGGGATGGAACTCAGTATCCCCGAAAGGGAGGTCGAGTTGAGGTCTTCTCCACTGCGCCTTTAGTTACCACGCATTATCATCCtaaaactttttgaaaaatgTCAACACAATCTATAGGGCACACCTTGTTCAAAGTACAGATGCAAGATTTGTCCCAACAATATACCTACTAACTAGCATAGCGAGTTAAATGAAAGCTTGTAATGATTGTATGTGATATCGCGCCATACGCCATTACTGTGTAGTGTAATAGCGAGCCGGTCGGCCGCCAGATGGCGTTAAAAGCCTTCATGGGAAACGGCATTGGATGCTGCGCTTTAGAGCGCCTTCACACTCGTAGCCTTTCTTATAAAATTGTATCGCTCATATTCTTTACTACTATGCTATTCgggtattcaaattcaaaaatattttattcatgtagaccttatcacaggcacttatgaagcgttcatacatttaacatgttaacacttatgtaaggtgataactgcattcgttaacttaaaactaaagctaggaaggttccaaacgcgccctggtgtacgaagagcccacaacaaacttagccaggttttttttgttatcaccatcttacagtcgAATTAATGTTTACCTATGAAGTTATAGCaattcatatccaagcttttttataatacatgtaatcctgttaaggattacataaaaacatacatgtaaTGTTTCATAtcaggatttttctgtaagcttacgttttatatacacTTTGACCTTATTGAGAGACATAAAGAACATCCATACTTAGATTTCAATgcgaaatcaaatcaaataaaaatcaat includes these proteins:
- the LOC120624902 gene encoding host cell factor 1-like; this encodes MKENAVLKWQKVYNPSGPQPRPRHGHRAVAIKDLMIVFGGGNEGIVHELHVFNTTTNQWFVPVTKGEVPPGCAAYGFVVDGTRLLVFGGMVEYGKYSNDLYELQASRWEWKRLKPLPPKQGLPPCPRLGHSFTLLNGKVYLFGGLANESDDPKNNIPRYLNDLYTLEMYPNSSMTVWDIPLTYGQSPPPRESHSGVSYTDKNSGKSSLIIYGGMSGSRLGDLWVLDVDSMSWSRPDLGGPAPLPRSLHTATVIGHHMYVYGGWVPLVPDESKLATHEKEWKCTNTLASLNLETMTWDSIALDKFEECVPRARAGHSAVAIQTRLYIWSGRDGYRKTWNNQICCKDLWYLEVGVPPQAGRVALVRAGTTSLELSWPAMNTVTTYLLQVQKCGKVTPARFPAAAEPVAAPPPASPIAQPDATKAFGLTSPVTTSSPATPAELPARPIAAIASPISAIAAPITSTPQKVMSGAIRMPSQQATVKISPNTPTIKQTYQGKVVKSPAPGSSQQIKVAAVTPQGVTRIVSGVGTPSTVRVSTAQSSQQIVIGTAGGVAGSPRFVQVKTGSGGMPVKLGSGNMPVKLAGNAMPLKLGTNLHGKIANSVQKVGTPLKLGPGNVKIGTSNVLVKTAGGVPVQAGVQAKVAAGVPVKLGAGGMPVLSGGGAIKLAGQQMNAPVYKIVTAKSGEQVATTAAGGAGATVLRQAGGNAGIPVIIKKTPGGGAQAGGAPQYVTLVKTSTGMTVATVPKMAMMQNRPAVPVSSAQGLAPGATIVKLVSANSVGGNKIITLPSNMLQLGKAGVGGKQTIVITKSANQAQQSQPQ